In Zalophus californianus isolate mZalCal1 chromosome 4, mZalCal1.pri.v2, whole genome shotgun sequence, the following proteins share a genomic window:
- the PTP4A2 gene encoding protein tyrosine phosphatase type IVA 2, with amino-acid sequence MNRPAPVEISYENMRFLITHNPTNATLNKFTEELKKYGVTTLVRVCDATYDKAPVEKEGIHVLDWPFDDGAPPPNQIVDDWLNLLKTKFREEPGCCVAVHCVAGLGRAPVLVALALIECGMKYEDAVQFIRQKRRGAFNSKQLLYLEKYRPKMRLRVRDTNGHCCVQ; translated from the exons ATGAACCGTCCAGCCCCTGTGGAGATCTCCTATGAGAATATGCGTTTTCTGATAACTCACAACCCTACCAATGCTACCCTCAACAAGTTCACAGAG GAACTTAAGAAGTATGGAGTGACAACTTTGGTTCGAGTTTGTGATGCTACATATGATAAAGCTCCAGTTGAAAAAGAAGGAATCCACGTTCTA GATTGGCCATTTGATGATGGAGCGCCACCCCCTAATCAGATAGTAGACGATTGGCTAAACCTGTTAAAAACCAAATTTCGTGAAGAGCCAGGTTGCTGTGTTGCAGTGCATTGTGTTGCAGGATTGGGAAG GGCACCTGTGCTGGTTGCACTTGCTTTGATTGAATGTGGAATGAAGTATGAAGATGCAGTTCAGTTTATAAGACA aaaaagaagggGAGCATTCAATTCCAAACAGCTGCTTTACCTGGAGAAATACCGACCTAAGATGCGATTGCGCGTCAGAGACACCAATGGGCACTGCTGTGTTCAGTAG